From a region of the Podarcis muralis chromosome 16, rPodMur119.hap1.1, whole genome shotgun sequence genome:
- the LOC114587183 gene encoding SLAM family member 5-like, whose product MEMKWAMLRKNALALLLLTLASFLTDLISGQSHTPPRQVNGVLGGSVALSVNIGPQAKLKEIEWSYRAGSGPALLVALFRDGKFERPDPGDRFKQRIEMYNETLRIKALELNDSGVFGARVKLFPAIVEDQIFRLMVYEPVSTPRIQSQLVSSTSKWCNVTLQCLSPGKEQVNVTWRKGNPIRDLGSSDRYQVSPDGKTLRLSLLPASLNTTYSCTASNPIEHKIVSFDLQRICQSGAEASFSKSGYVVLTFVLLVLSLGAAFWCWRINNEKSAEAITIPTVQVEESPSDPQYAEILRRSPPEGNNKSLGLRENNAERSPQKERLVTTIYDQIRRTPDNSSEEVT is encoded by the exons ATGGAGATGAAATGGGCAATGCTCAGAAAGAATGCTCTCGCTTTATTGCTCCTGACACTCGCCAGCTTCTTAACAG ATCTCATCTCTGGCCAGTCACACACCCCTCCTCGCCAGGTGAACGGGGTCCTGGGAGGTTCGGTGGCCCTCTCTGTGAACATTGGTCCACAAGCCAAACTGAAGGAGATCGAGTGGAGCTacagggctggatctggcccagcgCTGCTGGTGGCTTTGTTTCGGGATGGGAAATTCGAACGGCCGGATCCTGGTGACCGGTTTAAGCAGAGGATAGAAATGTACAATGAGACGCTCAGAATCAAGGCATTGGAGCTGAATGACAGCGGTGTCTTTGGGGCACGAGTGAAGTTATTCCCAGCTATCGTTGAAGATCAGATCTTCCGCCTCATGGTCTATG AACCCGTCTCTACTCCGCGGATACAGAGTCAGCTGGTCTCTAGCACGTCCAAGTGGTGCAATGTGACGCTCCAGTGTCTCTCTCCGGGAAAGGAGCAGGTCAACGTCACTTGGAGGAAAGGAAACCCGATCCGGGATCTGGGGAGCTCTGACAGATACCAGGTCTCCCCCGACGGCAAGACTCTCCGCCTCTCGCTGctgcctgcctccctgaacacCACCTATTCCTGCACGGCCAGCAACCCCATCGAGCACAAGATCGTGTCCTTTGACTTGCAAAGGATCTGCCAGAGTGGAG CCGAGGCCTCTTTCTCCAAGTCAGGCTACGTCGTCCTGACCTTCGTCCTGCTAGTGCTGAGTCTTGGGGCTGCCTTCTGGTGCTGGAGGATCAATAATGAAAAATCGGCAGAAGCTA TTACCATTCCAACTGTTCAAGTGGAGGAGAGCCCATCTGACCCCCAGTATGCAGAGATCCTTCGGAGGAGCCCCCCAGAAGGTAACAATAAG TCCCTAGGTCTCCGGGAAAATAATGCGGAGAGAAGCCCCCAGAAAGAACGGCTTGTCACGACTATTTACGACCAGATCCGAAGGACCCCGGACAATTCTTCTGAAGAAGTCACATAG